The following is a genomic window from Nymphaea colorata isolate Beijing-Zhang1983 chromosome 3, ASM883128v2, whole genome shotgun sequence.
TCCATCTCCTCTATCTTCTTGGCATTCTTTGCGGGCGTCAATACTGAAATCTTGTCTTCTTTTCTCCAACCCACAAGTCATTTAACCTTCTCATGGTTTCTTCTGCCCCTCTCTCCCTTGCTTATCTCCGATCATCCCAACAATAAATTGCCATCATAATGAACGCATGAGTTTTGCTGCGCCTAGGCTCGGATCTCCCGTCCTTGTTTAAGAGGGGAAAGGCGAGGGGAGGCTAAGAACAAAATCAGATTCTTGGGAAGTGGGGGTGTTGTTGCAGCAGGCAGCAGAAGCTGCAGCCGCGGTGGCAGGGATGGATGTGGGTCAACTGCAGCGCCGGTTTATTGATCTCACGTCTTCTCTCTTCCGTGAGGTTCTTTATCTCTCCCttgatctttctctctctcgattcGTCATCACATCCCCTTCTTAATTGTTGTTTCGGGGATTTCTGTTGGCAGGGTTTTCTGGATGAACAGTTTACTCAGCTTCAGCAACTTCAGGATGAGAGCAACCCGAATTTCGTTGGCGAGGTTGTCGGCCTTTTCTTCGAAGACTCTGAGAGGCTCCTGAATGATATGGACATGGTTCTGTGAGTATCGTCTTCTTTCTTGGTCTTCCTTTTTACCCTTTCTCATTTTATGTGCTTTCGCATTAGATTCTCCATCCCACAAGCACCCTAATAActcttttctgcaatttttcttttggtgatCTGCCTTCTGTCTTCATCACCTCAGGGACCTGCAACCTGTTGACTTCAAGAAGCTGGATGCTCATGTCCACCAGTTGAAGGGTAGCAGCTCTAGGTAATATTGTACATGTGGGACTTCACTTTCGAGTGGCCTTATCGATCGTA
Proteins encoded in this region:
- the LOC116251604 gene encoding histidine-containing phosphotransfer protein 1; its protein translation is MDVGQLQRRFIDLTSSLFREGFLDEQFTQLQQLQDESNPNFVGEVVGLFFEDSERLLNDMDMVLDLQPVDFKKLDAHVHQLKGSSSSIGAQRVKNVCVAFRGYCEEKNREGCQNCLQQLKHEYALVKNKLENLFRLEQQILAAGGAIPMLE